The following are encoded in a window of Methanobacteriales archaeon HGW-Methanobacteriales-1 genomic DNA:
- a CDS encoding V-type ATP synthase subunit E: MSSGADKIVSSILSDAQSKADVFIQDAQKESDLILEEGQKKAQAENEKILDEANKQSNMKYQQLISEAKMNARRAELEAREEVIEDAFKQAEDDLTKIASSSSDEYKKSLVEIVKEATLEVGGGEVIVHLKAEDVDKIKDSIDTIAKDVEAQTGIKTTLAIGENINTIGGAVVKTKNGEIEVNNTIESRMSRFKKSLRSEVAKVLFN, from the coding sequence ATGAGCTCAGGGGCAGATAAAATTGTCTCCAGCATATTGTCCGACGCTCAGAGTAAAGCTGATGTTTTTATTCAGGACGCCCAGAAAGAATCTGATTTGATTCTGGAAGAAGGCCAAAAAAAGGCCCAGGCAGAAAATGAGAAAATATTGGATGAAGCTAATAAGCAGTCCAATATGAAATATCAGCAATTAATCTCAGAAGCAAAAATGAATGCTCGTCGGGCAGAATTGGAGGCCAGAGAAGAAGTAATTGAAGACGCCTTTAAACAGGCAGAAGATGATCTTACCAAGATTGCATCTTCCTCTTCTGATGAATATAAAAAATCACTAGTGGAAATCGTCAAAGAAGCAACTTTAGAAGTTGGCGGTGGAGAAGTGATAGTTCATCTTAAAGCTGAGGATGTGGATAAAATAAAGGACTCAATTGACACTATTGCAAAGGACGTTGAAGCTCAAACTGGTATTAAAACTACTCTTGCAATTGGAGAGAATATAAATACTATTGGTGGGGCTGTTGTTAAAACCAAAAATGGAGAAATTGAGGTTAATAACACTATAGAGTCTAGAATGTCAAGATTTAAGAAATCTCTACGTTCAGAGGTTGCTAAAGTTCTATTTAATTAA
- a CDS encoding citryl-CoA lyase has product MAIGRESLENVFKVSNPKWRTSITKVEPNRIITRGYSQEDLIGNVSFSEMVYLLIKGEMPSKKESKMLGSVLVSFCDHGVTPPSTQAARMIASAGSPVHACIAGGLLAFGKNHAGAIERSMKAFQDAIQRSNPEEDIFITAKRFVDDYLKKGIKIPGFGHRYHSEDPRAARLIEMAKEQNCAGSHTRLAIAVQEILLEMKDIKMNIDGANAGILSDMGFDWRTGTGIFMIGRLPGLISHVYEEKVREPDFRKFFDADEIYYDGIEDRTATPVHDLNVRNAGD; this is encoded by the coding sequence ATGGCAATAGGAAGAGAGTCACTAGAGAACGTTTTCAAGGTTAGTAATCCTAAATGGAGAACTTCCATAACAAAGGTGGAACCTAATCGTATAATAACAAGAGGATATTCCCAAGAAGATTTAATTGGTAATGTTTCTTTTTCAGAGATGGTTTATCTTCTGATAAAAGGTGAAATGCCATCTAAAAAAGAATCTAAGATGCTTGGTTCGGTACTGGTTTCATTCTGTGATCATGGAGTAACTCCTCCCAGTACACAAGCAGCACGAATGATTGCTTCAGCGGGATCTCCAGTTCACGCTTGCATTGCTGGAGGTCTTTTAGCTTTTGGTAAAAACCATGCGGGGGCCATTGAAAGGTCCATGAAAGCATTTCAAGATGCTATCCAGAGATCAAATCCTGAAGAAGATATTTTCATTACTGCAAAACGTTTTGTAGATGATTATCTAAAAAAAGGCATTAAAATTCCAGGGTTTGGTCATAGATATCACAGTGAAGATCCTCGAGCGGCCCGTCTTATTGAAATGGCTAAAGAACAAAATTGTGCGGGTTCTCATACTCGGTTGGCCATTGCTGTCCAAGAAATACTTTTAGAAATGAAAGACATAAAAATGAATATTGATGGAGCCAATGCAGGCATATTATCCGATATGGGTTTTGATTGGAGAACTGGAACTGGAATATTCATGATTGGTAGGCTACCCGGTTTAATATCCCATGTTTATGAAGAAAAGGTAAGAGAGCCTGATTTTAGAAAATTTTTTGATGCAGATGAAATATACTATGATGGAATTGAAGATAGAACTGCTACGCCGGTTCACGATTTAAATGTGAGAAATGCTGGAGATTAA
- a CDS encoding fumarate hydratase: protein MDLINKVKEAVIEASTTYRQDQIDAYERALSQETNGNAAWVLNILLENAKIAEAVKRPLCDDTGIPHVLIEVGDDSELPVAFLKDIKSGIELGLQELPARPMAVKGNDIQRIEQSQGLFEDPGKLSSPAILMDSIPGKQTKIHILMLGGGPEIRASTYRVFHKRDNRKVFEEVVTWFKSEVPMLGCTPCIPAVGIGRTHFEAISLMIKAMAYGNLNKQSDIENYITDSINDAQVGPLGLGGGSTALGSFVKIGPQRASGVRIVSMRPCCCVEPRRALIEI from the coding sequence ATGGATTTGATTAATAAAGTTAAGGAAGCGGTTATTGAAGCCAGCACAACTTATCGTCAGGATCAGATAGATGCTTATGAAAGAGCACTTTCTCAAGAAACTAATGGAAATGCTGCTTGGGTTTTAAATATCCTCCTGGAAAATGCAAAAATTGCTGAGGCTGTAAAAAGGCCTTTATGTGATGATACTGGGATTCCTCATGTTTTAATTGAAGTGGGTGATGATTCAGAACTCCCCGTTGCTTTTTTAAAAGATATTAAATCTGGTATTGAACTTGGATTACAGGAGCTTCCAGCAAGGCCAATGGCAGTTAAAGGGAATGATATTCAGCGAATTGAACAGAGTCAAGGCCTATTTGAAGATCCGGGAAAGCTAAGCTCACCTGCAATCTTAATGGATTCTATTCCTGGAAAACAAACCAAAATTCATATTTTAATGTTAGGAGGTGGGCCAGAAATAAGGGCCAGTACTTATAGAGTTTTCCATAAGCGAGATAATAGAAAAGTATTTGAGGAAGTTGTAACATGGTTCAAATCAGAGGTTCCAATGTTAGGGTGTACTCCATGCATCCCAGCAGTGGGTATTGGCAGGACTCATTTTGAGGCAATTTCATTAATGATTAAAGCAATGGCCTATGGGAACTTAAATAAACAGTCTGATATTGAAAATTACATTACAGATTCTATTAATGATGCTCAGGTGGGTCCGCTTGGACTGGGGGGAGGTTCAACAGCTTTAGGGTCTTTTGTAAAAATCGGACCTCAAAGGGCCAGTGGAGTTAGAATTGTTTCCATGAGGCCTTGCTGCTGTGTAGAACCTAGAAGAGCTTTGATTGAAATTTAA
- a CDS encoding peptidase: MKDSKTFLEKIGITEDISSSYTSQKRFKDGAQYRFEVPGIQKPGAMGSLIEAMDEFQVLVHRVTQTKGIMLLTDSEIEEMTDFAREAKLELFLSVGPRAVYDTSASAQTKEGARIGYRLRGYNNLLYAIEDVKRAISLGVRGIVVYDEGLLWTLNQMRNEGEIPEDVHFKISAHTGHGNPASAKLLEEIGADSFNPVRDLQINMLASLRDAIDISIDVHTENPKSSGGFIRHYEAPDIIRAVSPVYLKTGGAVAGHHGWDTTETQARERIRQVFLVQSMILRYYPEAKMSGKGPSDLAIPVLR; encoded by the coding sequence TTGAAAGATTCAAAGACTTTTTTAGAAAAAATAGGAATAACTGAGGATATTAGCAGTTCTTATACATCTCAAAAAAGATTCAAAGATGGTGCACAATACAGATTTGAAGTTCCGGGGATTCAAAAACCTGGTGCCATGGGATCCCTAATTGAGGCCATGGATGAATTTCAGGTCTTAGTGCATCGGGTTACTCAGACCAAAGGAATAATGCTTTTGACGGACTCTGAAATTGAAGAAATGACGGATTTCGCAAGAGAAGCCAAACTTGAACTCTTTTTAAGTGTAGGACCTAGAGCGGTCTATGATACCAGTGCTTCTGCACAAACTAAAGAAGGGGCCAGGATTGGATATCGATTAAGAGGATATAATAATTTGTTATATGCTATTGAAGATGTAAAAAGGGCAATTTCTCTGGGTGTTAGGGGAATCGTAGTTTATGATGAGGGCCTTTTATGGACCCTAAATCAAATGCGAAATGAAGGTGAGATTCCAGAAGATGTTCACTTCAAGATATCTGCCCATACTGGCCATGGAAATCCTGCTTCAGCCAAACTTTTAGAAGAAATTGGGGCTGATTCATTTAATCCAGTTAGGGATCTTCAAATTAATATGCTGGCATCACTTAGGGACGCTATAGATATCTCTATAGATGTTCACACCGAAAATCCTAAATCTTCTGGAGGATTTATACGTCATTATGAAGCTCCAGATATTATTCGAGCTGTTTCACCGGTTTATCTCAAGACTGGAGGGGCAGTAGCAGGCCACCATGGCTGGGACACTACAGAAACACAGGCCCGTGAAAGGATTAGACAAGTGTTTTTAGTACAATCCATGATTTTAAGATATTATCCTGAAGCTAAAATGTCTGGTAAGGGCCCATCTGATCTGGCGATACCTGTTTTGAGGTAA
- a CDS encoding ATP synthase subunit B, with protein sequence MNVNIKTREYTTVTEVAGPLMIVEGVEGVAYSEIVEIETPDGEHRRGQVLEVREDLAVVQVFEGTSDLNTSTTKIRFTGETAKIGVSLDMMGRIFNGTGKPIDGGPEIIPEKELDINGSPMNPSAREFPAEFIETGISTIDGMNTLVRGQKLPIFSGSGLPHNELAAQIARQAKVLAKDAEGSDFAVIFAAMGITHEEANYFMRDFEQTGALERVTVFMNLADDPAIERIITPRMALTTAEYLAFEHNMHVLVILTDLTNYCEALREISAAREEVPGRRGYPGYMYTDLSSLYERAGRIGGKEGSITQMPILVMPQDDITHPIPDLTGYITEGQIVLSRELHRKGIYPPVDVLPSLSRLMSGGIGEGQTREDHSGVSDQLYSAYAEGRDLRDLMAVVGEEALTERDQKFLRFADEFEKQFITQTRDEDRSIQETLDLGWALLSLLPRAELKRVREEHIPKYLPDNE encoded by the coding sequence ATGAATGTAAACATAAAAACAAGGGAATACACCACAGTTACTGAAGTAGCCGGTCCTTTAATGATTGTTGAAGGTGTTGAAGGTGTAGCTTACAGTGAAATTGTGGAAATCGAAACACCTGATGGTGAACACCGAAGAGGACAAGTTCTTGAAGTAAGAGAAGATCTGGCTGTTGTACAGGTTTTTGAAGGTACCAGCGACCTGAATACTTCTACCACAAAAATCAGATTCACCGGTGAAACTGCGAAAATCGGAGTTTCTCTAGATATGATGGGCCGTATTTTTAATGGTACTGGTAAACCAATTGACGGTGGACCAGAAATCATACCTGAAAAAGAACTGGACATCAATGGTAGTCCCATGAACCCTTCTGCCAGGGAATTTCCTGCAGAATTTATTGAAACTGGTATATCCACCATTGATGGAATGAACACTCTGGTAAGAGGACAAAAACTTCCTATCTTCTCTGGATCTGGTTTGCCTCACAATGAATTAGCTGCTCAAATCGCCAGGCAAGCTAAGGTACTGGCCAAAGATGCTGAAGGCAGTGATTTCGCTGTAATATTTGCTGCTATGGGTATCACTCACGAAGAAGCAAACTACTTCATGAGGGATTTCGAACAAACAGGGGCACTAGAAAGAGTAACAGTTTTCATGAACCTTGCAGACGATCCGGCTATTGAAAGGATTATTACTCCTCGTATGGCTTTAACTACTGCAGAATATCTAGCATTTGAACATAACATGCACGTACTGGTTATTTTAACTGATTTAACCAACTACTGCGAAGCTCTACGAGAAATTTCAGCTGCTCGTGAAGAAGTACCTGGAAGAAGAGGTTACCCTGGTTACATGTACACTGATTTATCCAGTTTGTACGAACGTGCAGGCAGAATCGGTGGTAAAGAAGGTTCCATTACTCAGATGCCTATTTTGGTTATGCCTCAGGATGATATTACTCACCCTATTCCTGATTTAACTGGTTATATTACTGAAGGCCAGATAGTACTCTCCAGAGAACTTCACCGGAAAGGTATCTACCCTCCAGTAGATGTACTTCCATCCCTATCTCGATTAATGAGTGGGGGAATAGGTGAAGGTCAAACTCGTGAAGATCACAGTGGTGTTTCTGACCAGCTTTACTCTGCTTATGCAGAAGGCCGTGATTTAAGAGATTTAATGGCAGTAGTTGGTGAAGAAGCTTTAACTGAAAGAGATCAAAAGTTCTTGAGATTTGCTGATGAATTTGAGAAACAATTCATTACTCAGACCAGGGATGAAGACCGTTCTATTCAAGAGACTCTTGACTTAGGATGGGCGCTTCTAAGCTTATTGCCTCGTGCAGAACTTAAAAGGGTTCGGGAAGAACATATACCTAAATACCTTCCTGACAATGAATAA
- a CDS encoding V-type ATP synthase subunit K (produces ATP from ADP in the presence of a proton gradient across the membrane; the K subunit is a nonenzymatic component which binds the dimeric form by interacting with the G and E subunits) — protein MVEVALGTALAAIGAGVAVGFAGLGSGLGQGIAAAGSVGAVAEDNDMFARGIIFSALPETQAIYGFLIAILLLVFSGLLGGSGSLSVTAGLIAIGAGAAIGFAGLGSGMGQGITAASSVGAVVEDEDMFARGIIFSALPETQAIYGFLIAILLMVFGGILG, from the coding sequence ATGGTTGAAGTAGCTTTAGGAACAGCATTAGCAGCAATCGGTGCCGGTGTGGCAGTAGGATTTGCTGGGTTAGGATCAGGTTTAGGACAAGGTATAGCAGCAGCAGGAAGTGTAGGTGCAGTTGCCGAAGATAATGACATGTTTGCTCGTGGTATTATTTTCTCTGCATTGCCTGAAACTCAGGCTATTTACGGGTTTTTGATTGCTATTCTTTTACTAGTATTCTCTGGTTTACTGGGTGGGTCCGGCTCACTAAGTGTTACTGCAGGGTTAATAGCAATTGGTGCTGGTGCAGCTATAGGATTTGCTGGTCTCGGTTCAGGTATGGGTCAAGGTATTACTGCGGCATCCTCTGTAGGTGCAGTAGTAGAAGACGAAGATATGTTTGCTCGTGGTATTATTTTCTCAGCTCTGCCTGAAACTCAGGCTATTTACGGGTTTTTGATTGCTATCTTGCTCATGGTATTCGGCGGAATCTTAGGATAG
- a CDS encoding V-type ATP synthase subunit C — protein sequence MVESITAIVTALGFPSVEAFIAVLLLGGAIIGAIVVIVTIRPLLDLFPYAYPNARVRARVGRLFSEKQLSEILESDNLDEVQNYLRGFPEYAQYVDKYPLEKALDAQLADTYDLVARIAPGDIKPVFRALLKKWDIRNIKSVITAKEVGLNSEKTMELLIPFGDLKDDLGQLSEVNSVTDIITALEGTDYAKVLEDALPAYQNTQMVLPLEAALDKYYLENLLRASANPADDNSSLVHIYIGSQVDITNLKIILRAKVDGLKYDDISPYMISNGYQIRDWKLKDLMEAEDVSAVVSAMEGTDYAPILSEALNGYTQTGSIASFEKDLDIYLTKMARNFAVKKPFGAGPMIGFLNRKENEIRNLKVIARGKREANFPAAMIKEMLV from the coding sequence ATGGTTGAAAGCATAACTGCAATTGTAACTGCACTAGGTTTCCCCTCTGTAGAAGCTTTTATAGCAGTACTACTTTTGGGCGGGGCCATAATTGGAGCTATTGTCGTAATAGTTACTATAAGGCCACTCCTGGATTTGTTTCCATATGCTTATCCCAATGCTAGAGTTAGAGCCAGAGTCGGACGTTTATTCTCAGAAAAACAACTCTCTGAAATCCTGGAATCTGATAACCTGGACGAAGTTCAGAATTATCTTCGAGGATTTCCAGAGTATGCACAATATGTGGATAAATATCCTTTGGAAAAAGCACTGGATGCTCAACTGGCAGACACTTATGATTTAGTTGCTCGAATTGCACCTGGTGATATAAAGCCAGTGTTTAGAGCATTACTAAAGAAATGGGATATCAGAAACATTAAAAGTGTAATAACTGCTAAAGAAGTAGGTTTAAACTCTGAAAAGACTATGGAATTATTAATACCTTTCGGAGACCTTAAAGACGATTTAGGACAATTATCTGAAGTAAATTCTGTAACTGATATTATAACTGCATTAGAAGGCACGGATTATGCTAAAGTTCTAGAAGATGCACTTCCAGCATACCAGAACACCCAAATGGTTCTTCCATTAGAGGCTGCTCTGGATAAGTACTATCTGGAAAATCTTTTAAGAGCATCTGCCAATCCTGCTGATGATAACAGTAGTTTAGTTCACATCTATATAGGTTCTCAGGTTGATATAACCAATCTAAAGATTATCCTCAGAGCAAAAGTCGATGGCTTAAAATATGATGATATCAGTCCTTACATGATTTCTAATGGTTACCAAATACGGGATTGGAAACTTAAGGATTTAATGGAAGCTGAAGATGTTAGTGCGGTGGTTAGTGCCATGGAAGGTACTGATTATGCACCAATACTATCTGAAGCTCTAAATGGATATACTCAAACGGGTTCCATTGCTTCATTTGAAAAAGATTTAGATATCTACCTAACTAAAATGGCTAGAAACTTCGCAGTTAAAAAGCCATTTGGAGCAGGTCCTATGATTGGTTTCTTAAACCGCAAAGAGAATGAAATTAGGAATTTAAAAGTTATTGCTCGTGGTAAACGGGAAGCAAATTTCCCTGCTGCTATGATTAAGGAGATGTTAGTGTGA
- a CDS encoding ATP synthase subunit A, translated as MITEGKIIKIAGPVIVADGMRGTQMNEMVKVGDYKLIGEIIELDGDTATIQVYEETAGLKPGEVVESTGGPLSVELGPGIIGSIFDGIQRPLETIKAISGDYIERGLDVPSLPKDKKWTFKPVAKAGQKVLGGDVLGEVQETSAVLQKILVPPMMEGTIKSIVAEGEYTVVDDIAEVETSKGTEKVQMMQKWPVRKGRPYKSKLDPDIPLVTGQRAQDTFFPVAKGGTAAIPGPFGSGKTVTQQQLAKWADADIVVYVGCGERGNEMTEVLKEFPKLEDPKTGKPLMDRTVLIANTSNMPVAAREACVYTGITIAEYFRDQGYDVALMADSTSRWAEAMREISGRLEEMPGEEGYPAYLASRLAQFYERAGRVTTVGTEDKTSSVSVVGAVSPPGGDLSEPVTQNTLRICKVFWALDASLADKRHFPSIDWLQSYSLYVDSVQGWWAGNVGDEWRETRDQAMILLQKESELQEIVQLVGPDALPDKERITLETSRMIREDFLQQNAYHEVDTYCSPAKQYQMLKTIVMFQNKATAALERGAPSADIINLSVKEDIGRMKFIAEDEFETAVKEIQEKIVKQCAEV; from the coding sequence ATGATTACTGAAGGAAAAATTATTAAAATCGCGGGTCCTGTTATCGTCGCAGACGGGATGAGAGGAACCCAAATGAATGAAATGGTTAAAGTAGGTGACTACAAGCTTATTGGAGAAATCATTGAGCTTGACGGTGACACTGCAACCATTCAGGTTTACGAAGAAACTGCTGGTCTAAAGCCTGGTGAAGTGGTGGAAAGTACTGGAGGACCTTTATCTGTAGAATTAGGTCCAGGTATCATTGGATCTATCTTTGATGGTATCCAAAGACCTCTGGAAACTATTAAGGCAATATCTGGAGATTATATCGAAAGAGGATTAGATGTACCATCCCTTCCAAAGGACAAAAAATGGACTTTTAAACCAGTAGCTAAAGCAGGTCAAAAAGTTTTAGGTGGGGATGTCTTAGGAGAAGTTCAGGAAACATCAGCAGTTCTTCAAAAGATTTTAGTCCCTCCAATGATGGAAGGAACTATAAAAAGCATTGTTGCTGAAGGTGAATACACTGTAGTAGATGATATTGCTGAAGTGGAAACCTCTAAAGGAACTGAAAAAGTTCAAATGATGCAAAAATGGCCTGTAAGAAAAGGAAGACCATACAAATCCAAACTTGACCCAGATATACCTCTGGTAACTGGTCAAAGAGCACAAGATACCTTTTTCCCTGTTGCTAAGGGAGGAACAGCTGCTATACCCGGTCCTTTCGGATCAGGTAAAACTGTAACTCAACAGCAACTGGCTAAATGGGCTGATGCAGACATAGTTGTTTATGTAGGATGCGGTGAACGTGGTAATGAGATGACTGAGGTACTTAAAGAGTTTCCAAAACTGGAAGATCCAAAAACCGGTAAACCACTCATGGACCGAACTGTTCTAATCGCTAACACCTCTAACATGCCTGTGGCTGCAAGGGAAGCATGTGTATACACTGGAATTACTATTGCAGAATACTTCCGTGATCAAGGTTACGATGTAGCTCTAATGGCTGACTCAACTTCTCGATGGGCAGAAGCTATGCGGGAGATTTCCGGACGGTTAGAAGAAATGCCTGGTGAAGAAGGATATCCTGCTTACTTAGCTTCTAGATTAGCTCAATTCTACGAGCGAGCTGGACGAGTAACTACTGTAGGAACTGAAGATAAAACTTCGTCTGTTTCTGTAGTAGGTGCAGTATCACCTCCTGGTGGGGACTTGTCTGAGCCAGTCACTCAAAATACTCTACGTATCTGTAAAGTATTTTGGGCTTTAGATGCATCTTTAGCAGATAAACGTCACTTCCCTTCCATTGATTGGTTACAAAGTTACTCATTATATGTGGATAGCGTACAAGGTTGGTGGGCTGGTAATGTAGGAGATGAATGGAGAGAAACCAGAGATCAAGCTATGATCCTCCTCCAGAAAGAATCTGAACTTCAGGAAATTGTGCAACTGGTAGGACCTGATGCTTTACCTGATAAGGAAAGAATTACTTTAGAAACCAGTCGTATGATTAGGGAGGATTTCCTACAACAGAATGCATATCACGAAGTGGATACTTACTGTTCTCCTGCTAAACAATATCAAATGCTCAAAACTATTGTTATGTTCCAAAATAAGGCAACAGCTGCCTTGGAAAGAGGAGCTCCTTCTGCAGACATCATTAACCTTTCTGTTAAAGAAGATATCGGTCGTATGAAATTTATTGCTGAAGATGAATTTGAAACTGCTGTAAAGGAAATCCAGGAAAAAATTGTCAAACAATGTGCTGAGGTGTAA
- a CDS encoding V-type ATP synthase subunit I, producing MFLPARMRKLKIITLDQYADSTVRSLHEEGIVQIHDISERIQQDAEWAQILKPSKVTPQTGKIASLLMKTTGIADFLGTAVPEKSMMQTIKGFINPPVFEKREIEELDTDGLLSKAESVLNQVESLTKGIEEKLAALDSEKSEIETNLNVSKKLINFDADLSELSSSEFVSIMAGKISLESYDKFQDESVKVTDELIVLEADGDAKTEKTIIIITLKKYGEDIAGILRRIEFERFEISGLSGKPKDIISSSNSRLEAIAQERGVAVIELQEVSAKWEDELLVLKEQLEIEKERNEIFASFGETEKTVMFEAWVSEKKQQSALDVIEKSTDGHSVVESEVPEDDQVPVLQDNPRFAKPYENFVEMYSPLKYNEIDPTMLMAIVFPFFFGFCLTDAGYGIIDALLGYVLYRGMGKVNPFMKNFGIILIACGVWAFIMGMLTNGFIGDLFPKYLGITLPTVIPAIDAFVNPANILIFALIVGVIHINLGLIIGAINNIRAGDMNAALGTQIVWFILEAGIVLYLIGGLYVAGPLVLIAIAMLIYFNGMFGLMDLTGFLGNLLSYARLLALCLSTGGIAMTVNILTGLSYEMIPVIGIILAPIIFIGGHIANLAFQSLGAFINSLRLHYVEFFAQFYMGGKIRFEAFRAERSFTKIRR from the coding sequence ATGTTCTTGCCAGCAAGGATGCGTAAATTAAAAATAATAACACTGGATCAGTACGCTGATTCCACCGTGCGCTCGCTGCACGAGGAAGGTATCGTACAGATTCATGATATATCTGAACGTATTCAGCAAGATGCAGAATGGGCTCAAATTCTAAAACCTTCTAAAGTAACTCCACAAACTGGAAAAATCGCTTCTCTTTTAATGAAAACAACTGGAATAGCTGACTTTTTAGGAACCGCAGTTCCTGAAAAAAGTATGATGCAAACCATTAAAGGATTTATTAATCCCCCTGTTTTTGAAAAGAGAGAAATTGAAGAACTTGATACTGATGGCCTTCTTTCTAAGGCAGAATCGGTTTTAAACCAGGTAGAGTCGCTTACTAAGGGTATAGAAGAAAAGCTCGCTGCTCTTGACAGTGAAAAAAGTGAGATTGAAACCAATCTAAATGTGTCTAAAAAATTAATTAATTTTGATGCTGATTTATCAGAACTAAGTAGTTCTGAATTTGTCTCTATAATGGCAGGTAAAATTTCACTGGAAAGCTATGATAAGTTCCAAGATGAATCTGTCAAAGTTACTGATGAATTGATAGTTTTAGAAGCCGATGGCGATGCTAAAACTGAAAAAACTATTATTATCATAACTTTAAAAAAATATGGTGAAGATATCGCCGGAATATTGAGAAGAATCGAATTCGAAAGATTCGAAATTTCTGGCTTGTCTGGTAAACCAAAAGATATAATATCCAGTTCAAATTCAAGATTGGAAGCCATTGCTCAGGAAAGAGGAGTTGCAGTCATTGAATTGCAAGAAGTCTCTGCTAAATGGGAAGATGAGCTTTTAGTTTTAAAAGAACAACTGGAAATTGAGAAAGAACGGAATGAAATATTCGCTTCTTTTGGAGAAACAGAGAAAACTGTAATGTTTGAAGCATGGGTTTCAGAGAAAAAGCAACAATCTGCTTTAGATGTGATTGAAAAATCCACTGATGGACATTCGGTTGTTGAATCTGAAGTTCCAGAAGATGATCAGGTGCCTGTTTTACAGGACAATCCGCGCTTTGCTAAACCTTATGAAAATTTTGTGGAGATGTATTCTCCTTTAAAATACAATGAAATTGATCCAACTATGCTTATGGCCATAGTATTCCCATTTTTCTTTGGTTTCTGTCTAACTGATGCCGGTTACGGTATAATTGATGCTCTATTGGGATATGTCCTTTATAGGGGGATGGGTAAGGTTAATCCATTCATGAAAAACTTTGGAATTATTCTGATTGCATGTGGTGTATGGGCCTTTATCATGGGTATGCTTACCAATGGATTCATTGGAGATTTATTCCCGAAATATTTAGGTATTACCTTACCGACGGTTATACCGGCTATTGATGCATTTGTAAACCCGGCTAATATTTTAATTTTTGCCTTAATTGTTGGAGTTATACATATTAACTTAGGTCTGATTATAGGTGCAATTAATAATATCCGTGCAGGTGATATGAATGCTGCCTTGGGTACTCAGATAGTATGGTTTATACTTGAAGCAGGAATTGTCCTTTATTTAATTGGAGGACTGTATGTTGCAGGCCCATTAGTGTTAATTGCAATTGCAATGCTTATATATTTCAATGGAATGTTTGGTCTTATGGATCTTACGGGGTTCTTGGGTAATTTATTATCTTATGCCCGGCTTCTGGCACTTTGTCTTTCAACAGGAGGGATAGCCATGACAGTTAACATTTTAACTGGATTAAGTTATGAAATGATACCCGTCATTGGAATTATACTAGCTCCAATAATATTCATTGGAGGACATATTGCAAACCTTGCTTTCCAGAGTTTAGGTGCATTTATTAATTCATTGCGTTTACATTATGTAGAATTCTTTGCCCAATTTTATATGGGTGGTAAAATTAGATTTGAAGCTTTTCGCGCTGAAAGAAGTTTCACGAAAATAAGGAGGTAA
- the ahaH gene encoding ATP synthase archaeal subunit H gives MITISEAITTIKKAENDANKLIEDSKLKSSEMIDEAKAKSAEMMKTAKTEAQEQSETTISEAESNAKTEAVHISNRAQTDVQKIKTQSEGKVAEAANIIIKSVL, from the coding sequence ATGATAACAATATCGGAAGCTATTACTACGATAAAGAAAGCTGAAAATGATGCTAATAAACTAATAGAAGATTCAAAATTAAAATCATCTGAAATGATCGATGAAGCCAAGGCGAAATCCGCGGAAATGATGAAGACAGCTAAAACTGAGGCTCAAGAGCAATCTGAGACTACTATTTCTGAAGCAGAATCTAATGCTAAAACTGAAGCTGTACACATATCTAATCGTGCCCAAACAGATGTGCAAAAAATTAAAACACAATCTGAGGGCAAGGTTGCCGAGGCGGCCAATATTATTATAAAAAGTGTTTTGTAG
- a CDS encoding V-type ATP synthase subunit F: MKSSMAVVADVDTVTGFKLGGIKEGHVVETSQEAEETLDYIIKEKDVSIIIITEKIGDEIRDFIDRFTKSNTLPMIIEIPDKSGPSDRAVDPMGDLIKRVIGVEMVK, encoded by the coding sequence GTGAAATCATCTATGGCAGTAGTTGCTGATGTGGATACCGTGACTGGCTTCAAATTAGGAGGCATTAAAGAAGGTCATGTGGTTGAAACATCACAGGAAGCAGAAGAAACTTTGGACTACATCATAAAAGAAAAAGATGTTTCCATAATCATAATAACTGAAAAAATTGGTGATGAAATTAGAGATTTCATTGATAGATTCACCAAATCAAATACATTACCCATGATAATAGAAATTCCAGACAAATCTGGCCCGTCTGATAGGGCTGTCGACCCGATGGGAGATCTAATTAAACGAGTTATTGGGGTTGAGATGGTAAAATGA